One region of Wyeomyia smithii strain HCP4-BCI-WySm-NY-G18 chromosome 3, ASM2978416v1, whole genome shotgun sequence genomic DNA includes:
- the LOC129731683 gene encoding uncharacterized protein LOC129731683, whose product MFVKTVATLKSDLETKLAFMQQGSMTVTLVHNFQFEPVKSISNLKNLEQNLENSEYMEKFYNYLKSVIGPQGDPCNGLNVCYDLIDNIFERKFMVLFSWTGTSRSEQPKYAIREFRNILSAFFTIVKSVNNNFSIKMMESFFKSITKNAKKRSEAKGLRMSTVHRRTKKPKAGTTNFSIDKIAIFNNQSSEENGT is encoded by the exons ATGTTCGTAAAAACAGTAGCTACTTTGAAAAGCGACCTGGAAACTAAATTGGCATTCATGCAACAGGGTTCAATGACAGTAACTCTTGTTCATAACTTTCAATTCGAGCCAGTCAAATCAATttcgaatttaaaaaatttggaacaaaatttggaaaattcaGAGTATATGGAGAAGTTT TACAACTATTTGAAATCTGTAATTGGACCGCAAGGTGATCCTTGCAATGGGCTCAATGTATGCTACGATTTAATTGACAACATCTTCGAACGGAAATTTATGGTTTTGTTTTCTTGGACGGGTACGAGCCGAAGCGAGCAACCAAAATATGCTATCAGAGAATTTAGAAACATTCTCAGCGCTTTTTTTACTATAGTGAAAAGTGTAAACAATAATTTTTCCATCAAAATGATGGAAAGTTTTTTCAAATCCATCACCAAAAACGCGAAAAAACGAAGCGAAGCGAAGGGATTGCGGATGTCAACCGTTCATCGTCGAACAAAGAAGCCGAAAGCTGGTACCACTAATTTCTCAATAG ATAAAATCGCTATCTTCAATAACCAATCTTCTGAAGAAAACGGGACATGA
- the LOC129728766 gene encoding uncharacterized protein K02A2.6-like encodes MLRLCLDPAQLNRAVKRIYHQIPTIEEMLPEFSNAKIFTVLDAKNGFWHLELDERSADLTTFWTPMGVYRWKRMPFGISCAPEIYQKAQQQVISGLRGTRCIADDIVIYGCGSTMEEAMIDHNKNLEAALQRFQERGLKLNRSKAKVALSSVPFFGHILTSEGVKPDPSKILAVHSIPPPNNKKKLMTFLGLITYLGLFVPKLADISAPLRRLTKDTVEYIWDKEAAYEFNQIKHLVSQSPILRYYDPSEPLVIQCDASQLGVGCVLLQGGRPVAYASRMLTKTERNYASIERECLAIVFACKRHDQYVAGRHRVIVETDHKPLENIFLEPITEAPLRLQKMRMILQRYDIIVRYKKGSEMYIADLLSRTATEQPRSDIDAEVLKIEKVNRAFGEIASVNVVEFINISDGRFDEIASETRKDQTLRKLLLILAEGWPEQKEELSDEMLPYRAFQHELTTSRGVIFKGDRILIPKSLRKKMMLVIADSYSDFIEVDFLNDIKTKSVINICKRHFARHGSPQVVVTDNGPQFDNDELRKFAQMWNITHVTSAPYHAQGNGKAESAVKAMKQLYKKCAKTGADFWLALQQHRNIPNAVGTSPNQRIFSRATRSAVPVITNKLQPPNASRIEERIEHLHKVTKASYDKSAKLLPELQIGQNVMMQRRPDLHSQWEKGILVNKFADNSWEVVDKNGNSYRRSAVHVNVELTIGWMTGN; translated from the coding sequence ATGCTACGTCTCTGTCTGGATCCGGCCCAGCTGAATCGCGCAGTCAAGAGGATATACCACCAGATTCCAACGATAGAAGAAATGTTGCCGGAGTTTTCAAATGCGAAAATTTTCACGGTATTGGATGCAAAAAATGGTTTCTGGCACTTGGAGTTAGATGAACGAAGTGCAGATTTGACCACGTTCTGGACCCCGATGGGTGTTTATCGTTGGAAGAGGATGCCCTTTGGGATTTCTTGTGCTCCCGAAATTTATCAGAAAGCACAACAACAAGTTATTTCTGGTTTACGAGGAACGAGATGTATTGCAGATGATATTGTCATATACGGATGCGGAAGTACAATGGAAGAAGCTATGATTGATCACAACAAGAATCTAGAAGCGGCATTGCAGAGATTTCAAGAGCGAGGACTCAAATTAAATCGGTCGAAGGCAAAAGTTGCCCTTTCTTCGGTACCATTTTTTGGCCACATTTTGACTAGCGAAGGAGTAAAACCTGATCCGAGCAAAATCCTAGCAGTGCACAGCATTCCTCCtcccaacaacaaaaaaaagttaatgaCGTTTCTGGGACTGATCACATACTTGGGTCTGTTTGTCCCGAAATTGGCAGATATCAGCGCGCCTCTGAGAAGATTAACTAAAGATACGGTTGAATACATTTGGGACAAAGAAGCCGCATATGAATTCAACCAAATCAAGCACTTAGTTTCGCAATCGCCTATACTTCGCTATTATGACCCCTCGGAACCATTGGTGATCCAGTGTGATGCAAGTCAACTTGGAGTTGGGTGTGTTTTACTGCAAGGGGGCCGTCCTGTTGCATACGCATCCCGGATGTTAACGAAAACCGAAAGAAACTACGCATCTATTGAAAGAGAATGCTTGGCAATCGTATTTGCATGTAAGAGACACGACCAGTACGTGGCGGGACGGCATCGCGTGATTGTTGAAACAGACCATAAGCCGCTTGAGAATATATTTCTAGAACCGATTACGGAGGCTCCACTTAGACTGCAGAAAATGAGAATGATTTTACAACGGTATGACATAATTGTGCGGTACAAGAAAGGTAGCGAGATGTACATAGCGGATTTGTTATCACGAACCGCCACGGAGCAACCCAGAAGCGACATAGATGCAGAAGtgctaaaaattgaaaaagtgaaCAGGGCCTTTGGTGAAATAGCAAGTGTGAACGTAGTAGAATTCATAAATATTTCAGATGGTAGGTTCGACGAAATAGCATCGGAAACAAGGAAAGATCAAACTCTACGAAAGTTGTTGCTAATTCTGGCTGAAGGATGGCCGGAACAAAAGGAGGAACTAAGTGATGAAATGTTACCTTACAGGGCATTTCAACATGAGTTGACAACATCACGCGGAGTGATTTTCAAGGGAGATCGTATTTTAATTCCCAAAAGTCTCAGAAAAAAGATGATGTTAGTGATCGCTGATAGCTATTCAGATTTTATAGAAGTCGATTTTCTTAATGACATCAAAACTAAGTCTGTCATCAATATATGCAAACGGCATTTTGCTAGGCATGGCTCACCACAGGTGGTAGTTACAGATAATGGCCCACAGTTTGATAACGATGAGTTGAGAAAGTTTGCTCAAATGTGGAATATTACACATGTAACGTCGGCTCCATACCATGCCCAAGGTAATGGTAAAGCTGAATCAGCGGTTAAGGCGATGAAACAACTATACAAAAAATGTGCGAAAACGGGAGCGGACTTTTGGTTAGCCTTGCAACAGCATCGAAATATACCAAACGCGGTAGGCACAAGCCCAAATCAAAGAATTTTCTCCAGAGCTACACGTAGTGCAGTACCCGTAATTACCAACAAACTGCAGCCACCAAATGCATCTCGTATCGAGGAAAGGATTGAGCATTTACATAAAGTTACGAAAGCAAGCTACGATAAAAGTGcgaaactacttccagaattaCAAATTGGGCAAAATGTGATGATGCAACGAAGACCTGATCTACATTCGCAATGGGAAAAAGGTATCTTGGTGAACAAGTTTGCGGATAACTCTTGGGAAGTGGTAGATAAAAATGGTAATAGCTATCGGCGAAGTGCAGTACACGTAAACGTGGAATTAACAATCGGTTGGATGACGGGCAATTAA